The Desulfosporosinus sp. Sb-LF genome contains a region encoding:
- a CDS encoding acetyl-CoA carboxylase carboxyltransferase subunit alpha: MAQLFDFEKPILELEKKISEIQKFSADKGMDLSQEVATLEKRVVLLKKEIYGSLEPWQKVQIARHPERPNFYDYASLLFEDFIELKGDRLFADDRSIAGGIALFHGKVVTVIAQVKGRDTKENIKRNFGMPHPEGYRKALRLMDQAEKFGRPILTFIDTPGAACDLAAEERGQGEAIARCLLAMSGYRVPVISTVIGEGGSGGALALGVGNVVLMLENSFYSVIAPESCASILWKDTTKAKEAAAALKFTAQDLKRLGVVDEIVREPLGGAHNNLNQTAEELSQAISKYLVRLRSEAPEALKDQRYQKLRSIGVFEEKVTLNLTKGLTKSLD, encoded by the coding sequence ATGGCGCAACTGTTTGATTTTGAAAAACCTATTTTGGAACTGGAAAAGAAAATCTCGGAAATTCAGAAGTTCTCCGCTGATAAGGGAATGGACCTTTCTCAGGAAGTGGCTACCCTTGAAAAGAGAGTAGTCCTTCTGAAGAAAGAAATTTACGGTAGCCTTGAGCCTTGGCAGAAAGTTCAGATTGCTAGGCATCCTGAACGACCTAATTTTTATGACTACGCTTCATTGTTGTTTGAAGACTTTATAGAACTTAAGGGTGATCGACTTTTTGCGGATGATCGCTCGATTGCGGGTGGGATTGCACTTTTCCACGGAAAAGTTGTGACAGTGATTGCCCAGGTTAAGGGGAGGGACACGAAGGAGAATATTAAACGTAACTTCGGCATGCCTCATCCTGAAGGGTATCGCAAAGCGTTGCGCCTGATGGATCAGGCTGAAAAATTCGGACGTCCGATCTTGACGTTCATTGACACTCCCGGGGCCGCCTGTGACTTAGCAGCTGAGGAACGTGGGCAGGGCGAGGCTATTGCCAGATGTCTTCTTGCGATGTCGGGATATCGGGTTCCTGTGATTAGTACTGTGATCGGAGAGGGCGGAAGTGGTGGAGCTCTCGCTCTTGGAGTGGGTAATGTGGTCTTGATGCTTGAGAATTCCTTTTACTCTGTTATTGCTCCAGAAAGTTGCGCCTCCATTCTATGGAAAGACACCACTAAGGCGAAGGAAGCGGCAGCTGCTCTGAAATTTACGGCACAGGACTTGAAACGGCTTGGAGTCGTTGATGAAATAGTACGAGAGCCTCTAGGCGGGGCCCATAACAACCTCAACCAGACCGCAGAAGAATTATCACAGGCCATTTCGAAGTACCTCGTGCGTCTCCGTTCAGAGGCTCCTGAAGCTCTGAAGGATCAGCGATATCAGAAGTTGCGTTCAATTGGAGTTTTTGAAGAAAAAGTTACATTAAATCTAACAAAAGGCTTGACTAAGTCGCTAGATTGA
- a CDS encoding response regulator transcription factor: MQKLKGIKVLLVDDEPNILQFLEMGLQDEGFEVLTAQDGMTAVTLAKQFQPHIIILDVMMPGMDGFEVCRMLKKTEDVAIIMLTAKDEVDDRVKGLTLGADDYMMKPFSFEELLARIHARIRNQFPNLMGEVVIGAFRIDDRRKEILYEQRILELSTTEYELLKFLVLNQGLVLSKAKILDKVWGYDFGGDENIVEVYIRSLREKLNDKEHRLIRTLRGAGYRVDL; this comes from the coding sequence ATGCAGAAACTAAAGGGAATCAAAGTATTGCTAGTCGATGATGAACCGAATATATTGCAATTTTTAGAGATGGGTCTTCAGGATGAAGGATTTGAGGTACTTACGGCTCAAGACGGGATGACAGCCGTAACGCTCGCCAAACAATTTCAGCCCCATATTATTATACTGGATGTCATGATGCCCGGCATGGACGGTTTCGAAGTATGTCGAATGCTCAAGAAGACTGAAGATGTGGCCATTATAATGCTGACGGCTAAGGATGAAGTGGACGATCGTGTAAAAGGGCTCACTCTGGGGGCCGATGATTACATGATGAAACCGTTCAGTTTTGAGGAATTGCTAGCACGTATTCATGCTAGAATCCGAAATCAATTCCCCAATTTGATGGGGGAAGTTGTAATTGGAGCCTTTCGAATTGATGACAGGCGCAAAGAAATCCTTTACGAGCAACGGATTCTGGAACTCTCAACAACCGAGTATGAGCTGCTCAAATTTTTAGTACTCAATCAAGGCTTAGTTTTAAGCAAAGCGAAAATATTGGACAAAGTATGGGGCTATGACTTTGGTGGAGATGAAAATATTGTAGAGGTGTATATACGGTCGCTTAGGGAAAAGTTAAATGACAAAGAACATCGTTTAATTCGCACCTTGCGCGGGGCGGGATACAGGGTTGACCTGTAA
- a CDS encoding HAMP domain-containing sensor histidine kinase, with translation MAVLLVIIGFSQYIFMREFIYQNKAISVQSQIRSIPPDAWGKWVNNTDGDNHDKTPGNPPDNIEITSGDHEGSDHDHAFISESNDGRNRVPFFFLPDSTIAFYETNGTFTVLSNSLTTGGIPSKLAEQDYKDAMGSKAGLMYKVLNQTAGSEQLIVLQPIQTKGQLLGVVQVDVSTKPLKDILTRQLLTFLSISLLALIGGMLAFIPVLRKTLVPLSKMVDTVEQIDAGNLAERLPVGQGQVEIDRLAVSFNGMLERLECSFEAEKEAKEQMRRFVADASHELRTPLTSIHGFLEVLLRGAMNQPDKLHRSLKSMYAESERMKKLVQDLLLLAKLDRSPNIQLSEGELGEIMKEMAPQLRLLAGNRKVSLRLTSNLRCRFDADKMKQVILNLFHNAVQHTDSEKGDIRLSLETAPAGGVELTVRDNGSGIQEEHLPKLFNRFYRSDSSRTRKYGGAGLGLAITKSIVELHGGTIRVESFAEEGTIFYVWLPAI, from the coding sequence ATGGCTGTATTACTTGTAATCATCGGATTTTCGCAATATATCTTCATGCGGGAGTTTATATACCAAAATAAAGCAATAAGTGTACAAAGTCAGATTCGATCAATTCCTCCAGATGCATGGGGAAAATGGGTGAATAATACAGACGGTGATAATCACGATAAAACACCAGGTAACCCCCCAGATAATATAGAGATCACTTCGGGTGATCATGAAGGAAGCGATCACGACCATGCCTTCATTAGCGAATCAAATGACGGTCGAAATCGTGTCCCTTTTTTCTTTTTACCAGACTCCACCATCGCCTTCTACGAGACGAATGGGACTTTTACGGTACTTTCTAATTCACTAACGACTGGTGGAATCCCTTCTAAACTTGCTGAGCAGGATTATAAAGACGCCATGGGTTCAAAAGCTGGATTGATGTACAAAGTCTTGAACCAAACAGCGGGAAGTGAGCAATTGATCGTTCTGCAACCTATTCAAACAAAGGGTCAATTGCTCGGAGTTGTGCAGGTAGATGTAAGTACTAAGCCCTTAAAGGATATTTTAACTCGGCAACTTTTGACGTTTCTGTCGATTTCATTACTCGCGTTAATCGGTGGTATGTTGGCCTTTATTCCTGTGTTGAGAAAAACGTTGGTTCCTTTATCCAAGATGGTGGATACAGTGGAACAAATCGACGCCGGAAATCTAGCCGAACGATTACCGGTTGGACAGGGGCAAGTGGAAATTGACCGTTTGGCAGTCTCTTTTAATGGAATGTTGGAAAGACTGGAATGTTCGTTTGAGGCGGAAAAAGAGGCAAAAGAGCAGATGCGGCGCTTTGTCGCTGACGCCTCTCATGAGCTTCGCACTCCCTTGACCTCTATTCACGGTTTTTTAGAGGTACTGCTCCGTGGTGCGATGAATCAACCGGATAAGTTGCATAGGTCTTTGAAGAGCATGTACGCTGAATCTGAGCGCATGAAAAAGCTGGTTCAAGACCTTCTTTTACTTGCGAAGCTGGATCGATCACCGAATATCCAGCTTAGTGAGGGAGAACTGGGCGAGATAATGAAGGAAATGGCACCGCAGTTAAGGTTATTAGCGGGAAACCGCAAAGTTAGCCTGCGACTTACTTCGAATTTGAGATGCCGCTTTGATGCGGATAAGATGAAGCAGGTGATCTTAAATCTCTTTCATAATGCGGTACAGCATACGGATTCAGAGAAGGGGGATATCCGACTTTCGTTGGAAACCGCTCCCGCCGGTGGGGTAGAACTTACCGTGAGAGATAACGGTTCTGGCATACAGGAGGAGCATTTGCCTAAGCTGTTTAACCGTTTTTATCGAAGTGATTCTTCGAGAACTCGTAAATACGGTGGTGCGGGACTCGGTTTGGCAATCACTAAATCGATTGTAGAACTTCATGGAGGTACGATACGGGTAGAAAGTTTTGCAGAGGAAGGAACCATCTTTTATGTATGGTTACCCGCAATCTAA
- a CDS encoding Na+/H+ antiporter NhaC family protein, translated as MKQGNSYIIISVIIAFVLLIFCTLHGIFIGFPLVLCLLNFAFIAWLRGYPMKDIIRMSYQGGKKSFIVLRILVLVGAITSLWMASGTTPAILYYGIKLIDPKLFIMYAFLISCLVSFLLGTSFGTVSTVGLSLILMAKSGNIDADIAAGAIIAGAYFGDRCSPMSSSANLVAHLTETDLYPNIKAMLTTGTVSFIMSIFLYLLLSLHHPLTFTESTMTYEISNIFGLHWVALLPALAILILAILRVDVKISMLVSILLASIISFSRQHYNVLEILRIVLLGFNLDIDSSLRTILKGGGIFSMWKVSVVVFVSCCWAGLFAETNILEDLDEILLRAKSRPATFLTTTTVSILTALLGCSQTIAIVLTNSLMNKVYVKNKFDHYQLAVDLENTCVPLAALIPWNTAAFVPSSTMNVSLTGFIPYAFFLYLLPFTQILYVKFWAQGQKKRLHSP; from the coding sequence ATGAAACAAGGGAATTCATACATTATTATCAGCGTAATTATCGCGTTTGTCCTTCTAATTTTCTGCACCCTTCATGGAATATTTATTGGTTTTCCGCTGGTACTTTGTTTATTGAATTTTGCTTTCATTGCCTGGCTAAGGGGATATCCGATGAAAGATATTATACGAATGTCCTATCAGGGAGGCAAAAAATCGTTTATTGTCTTGCGTATCCTCGTGTTGGTTGGTGCCATAACATCCCTCTGGATGGCCTCAGGAACCACTCCAGCTATTCTTTATTATGGCATAAAGCTTATTGACCCAAAGCTTTTTATAATGTACGCATTTCTTATAAGTTGTTTGGTATCCTTCCTACTAGGAACCTCTTTCGGAACGGTGAGTACCGTAGGCTTATCCTTAATTTTAATGGCTAAGAGCGGCAATATCGATGCAGATATCGCCGCCGGAGCTATTATTGCTGGGGCCTATTTTGGTGATCGTTGCTCCCCTATGTCCTCAAGTGCCAATTTAGTTGCCCATTTGACGGAAACCGATCTTTATCCAAACATAAAGGCTATGTTAACGACAGGAACTGTCTCCTTTATTATGTCAATTTTCCTATACCTATTGTTGTCGTTACATCATCCCTTAACGTTTACAGAAAGCACTATGACCTATGAAATCTCCAACATTTTTGGGCTTCATTGGGTAGCCTTATTGCCAGCACTAGCCATACTCATTCTCGCAATCCTAAGGGTTGACGTAAAAATATCGATGCTCGTAAGCATTTTGCTAGCTTCGATTATTAGTTTTAGCCGACAACATTACAATGTCCTTGAAATTTTAAGAATTGTGCTGTTAGGTTTTAATCTAGACATAGATAGTTCACTTAGGACCATCCTGAAGGGCGGTGGGATCTTTTCAATGTGGAAAGTATCGGTTGTCGTTTTTGTTTCCTGTTGTTGGGCAGGACTTTTTGCAGAAACAAACATTCTGGAAGATTTAGACGAGATTCTATTAAGAGCGAAATCTCGCCCTGCCACGTTCCTGACGACGACGACCGTAAGCATTCTCACCGCCCTCTTAGGGTGCAGCCAAACGATCGCTATCGTTTTAACTAATTCTCTAATGAACAAGGTTTATGTTAAAAACAAATTTGATCATTACCAATTGGCAGTTGACTTAGAAAATACCTGCGTACCGTTGGCAGCTCTGATACCCTGGAATACGGCGGCCTTTGTTCCTTCTTCAACGATGAATGTAAGTCTGACCGGCTTCATACCCTACGCTTTTTTCCTCTATCTTCTTCCATTCACTCAAATTCTATATGTAAAGTTTTGGGCTCAGGGTCAAAAGAAACGGCTCCATTCGCCATAA
- a CDS encoding glycosyltransferase family 39 protein: protein MKLLKSKHIDPLLIGICLLAAFLNIYGIWKDQYANAYYTAAVTSMLQSLHNFFFASFDPGGFVTVDKPPVAFWIQTMFASVFGVHGWSVILPQALAGVGSVLLIYALIKPSFGKTAARFSALVAACTPIAVAASRSNNVDSLLVFTLLSVTWMLFKAIKTKKWSWSIAAFSTIGVGFNIKMLQAYMVLPAFYLFYLIAFKVNWKKKMGVLAASTVALLIVSLSWPLIVDSIPKENRPYVGSSQTNSVLELAFGYNGISRLTGQGGPGGGNRAGDGGGIPASQEMSGQRQDDGGQMPTGLQGQPLTGQSSDGGGLSQNSAGQNPAIDDNNSNRQMRDGGPGGGAPGDGGNGGNGMFNTGTAGPLRLFQPQLSGQISWLLPFALLAAVGLLLGIRPKKPLTDKQKESLFWLAWLIPMMGFFSVAGFFHQYYLIMLAPPIAALTGAGWVELFNFNRNREGWKRWLLPVGFLGTTAFEIYILLPYKTQIGLGLPIAVGVVGIVVSLILCLPLSTRTLGRELKISISRVAALGGILILLVAPLYWATTPLIYGDNAMMPAAGPQNGAGMHGQGPGQDQAQAQSKVQVQDQTQNLTQDQTHVQAPNQSQGQPQENVDTQLLAYLTANNTGEKYLFATTNAGTAEAYIINTGKAVMAMGGFSGSDPILTVDKLKQMVANKEVKYFLSSSGGPGGGSSDVQAWIIQNGKVVPQTEWQSSTNNGNFQGGKGMNGSQTLYEIKF, encoded by the coding sequence ATGAAATTATTAAAATCTAAACATATTGATCCGTTACTGATTGGAATTTGCTTATTAGCCGCTTTTTTAAATATCTACGGTATTTGGAAGGACCAATATGCTAATGCCTATTACACAGCTGCAGTCACTAGTATGCTGCAAAGTCTTCACAACTTCTTCTTCGCTTCCTTTGATCCGGGGGGGTTCGTGACCGTGGATAAACCTCCCGTAGCATTCTGGATCCAGACGATGTTCGCATCGGTGTTTGGTGTGCATGGCTGGAGTGTCATTTTGCCGCAAGCTCTGGCAGGAGTAGGGTCTGTACTGCTAATTTACGCACTTATTAAACCATCTTTTGGTAAAACAGCAGCTCGGTTCTCAGCTTTAGTAGCCGCCTGTACCCCGATCGCAGTGGCTGCAAGCCGCTCAAATAATGTCGATAGTTTATTGGTTTTCACGCTTCTCTCTGTAACTTGGATGTTATTCAAGGCTATTAAAACAAAAAAGTGGAGTTGGTCCATCGCTGCTTTTTCTACGATCGGGGTAGGTTTTAATATCAAAATGCTCCAAGCTTATATGGTACTGCCTGCCTTTTATCTATTTTATTTAATTGCTTTCAAGGTTAATTGGAAAAAGAAAATGGGTGTGCTTGCCGCCTCAACTGTAGCCTTGTTGATTGTATCGTTATCATGGCCCCTCATTGTAGACAGCATTCCGAAGGAAAACCGTCCTTATGTTGGTAGCAGTCAAACAAATTCGGTGTTGGAACTGGCATTCGGTTATAACGGCATTTCTCGCCTCACAGGTCAGGGAGGACCAGGAGGCGGCAATCGAGCAGGAGATGGTGGCGGAATTCCTGCTTCGCAGGAAATGTCCGGGCAAAGGCAAGATGACGGAGGGCAGATGCCTACAGGACTGCAAGGTCAACCATTGACTGGCCAAAGTTCAGATGGCGGTGGATTAAGTCAAAACTCGGCTGGGCAGAACCCAGCCATTGATGACAATAATTCAAACCGTCAAATGAGAGATGGTGGCCCAGGTGGTGGAGCGCCGGGCGATGGAGGTAATGGAGGCAATGGTATGTTCAACACTGGAACGGCCGGACCGCTCCGCTTATTCCAACCCCAGTTATCTGGACAAATCAGTTGGCTGCTTCCTTTTGCCTTGTTGGCAGCGGTCGGCCTGTTGCTTGGAATTCGTCCCAAAAAACCACTGACCGATAAGCAGAAAGAAAGCCTATTTTGGCTGGCTTGGTTAATACCTATGATGGGGTTCTTCAGTGTAGCAGGGTTTTTTCATCAGTACTATCTAATTATGTTAGCTCCACCTATTGCAGCTCTGACAGGAGCAGGTTGGGTAGAACTCTTTAACTTTAACCGCAACCGCGAAGGCTGGAAACGATGGTTGCTGCCAGTGGGATTTTTAGGAACGACAGCTTTTGAGATCTATATTCTATTGCCTTATAAGACACAAATCGGCTTAGGTTTGCCAATTGCTGTAGGGGTTGTAGGAATCGTGGTTTCCCTCATTCTATGCTTACCTCTATCCACTCGAACTTTGGGGCGTGAACTAAAAATCTCGATCTCCAGAGTAGCTGCTTTGGGAGGAATTTTGATACTACTAGTAGCTCCGCTTTATTGGGCTACTACGCCGCTCATCTACGGAGATAACGCCATGATGCCAGCAGCAGGACCGCAAAATGGAGCGGGTATGCACGGCCAAGGTCCGGGACAAGACCAGGCGCAGGCCCAGTCGAAAGTTCAAGTACAAGATCAAACGCAGAATCTAACACAAGATCAGACACACGTTCAGGCGCCTAACCAATCACAAGGCCAGCCCCAAGAAAATGTTGACACACAATTACTTGCTTATCTAACCGCCAACAATACGGGTGAAAAATACCTATTTGCAACGACCAACGCTGGCACAGCCGAAGCCTACATTATTAATACCGGTAAGGCAGTGATGGCGATGGGCGGGTTTTCTGGCTCCGATCCTATCCTCACCGTAGACAAATTAAAACAAATGGTTGCTAACAAAGAGGTCAAATATTTCTTGAGTTCCTCCGGCGGACCAGGAGGAGGAAGCTCAGACGTTCAGGCATGGATTATCCAAAACGGGAAAGTAGTCCCGCAGACAGAGTGGCAGTCAAGCACGAATAATGGGAATTTCCAGGGAGGTAAGGGTATGAACGGCTCCCAAACTTTATACGAAATCAAATTTTAA
- a CDS encoding glycosyltransferase family 2 protein, protein MNADIRYSIVIPVYNEEAVIDQTYRRLKQVMDLTKEPYELIFVNDGSCDHTTAMIKGFRDQDVAVKLITFSRNFGHQIAITAGMDYASGAAVVVIDADLQDPPELILDMIAKWKEGFGVVYAKRTKRKGETFFKKQTARLFYRILKASTDLEIPTDTGDFRLLDRRVCEELKRLPEKNRYVRGLVSWVGFRQTAVEYERDERLAGETKYPLKKMIKLSLDGLTSFSFKPLKMANYAGVVLITSGLTYLLVLLFLKILSPAVIAGWNLIMAMQLVLSGILLTMMGIIGEYIGRIYDETRDRPLYIVSECHGMMKKERNVKRVV, encoded by the coding sequence ATGAACGCAGATATTCGTTATTCCATAGTTATTCCCGTCTACAACGAAGAAGCTGTCATTGACCAAACTTATCGGCGTTTGAAGCAGGTCATGGATTTAACAAAAGAGCCTTATGAGTTAATTTTCGTGAACGATGGTAGCTGCGATCATACGACTGCTATGATCAAAGGTTTTAGAGATCAGGATGTTGCTGTGAAGCTGATAACGTTTTCCCGTAATTTTGGCCATCAAATTGCCATTACGGCTGGGATGGACTACGCGTCAGGTGCGGCTGTGGTTGTAATTGACGCAGATTTACAGGATCCGCCCGAGCTGATTTTGGATATGATTGCGAAGTGGAAAGAAGGGTTTGGCGTCGTTTACGCCAAACGGACGAAGCGGAAGGGAGAAACATTTTTTAAAAAACAAACTGCCCGTTTGTTTTACCGAATTTTGAAAGCTTCCACGGATCTTGAGATCCCGACGGATACTGGCGATTTTCGCTTATTGGATCGAAGAGTGTGTGAAGAACTAAAACGGCTGCCTGAGAAAAACCGTTACGTTCGCGGCTTAGTAAGTTGGGTTGGCTTCCGACAAACGGCTGTTGAGTATGAAAGGGATGAACGGCTGGCCGGTGAGACGAAGTATCCTCTGAAAAAGATGATCAAGCTAAGTTTGGACGGCCTAACTTCCTTTTCCTTTAAGCCCCTCAAAATGGCGAACTATGCCGGAGTCGTACTCATCACTTCTGGATTAACCTACTTGTTAGTCTTGTTATTTCTAAAGATATTATCCCCTGCGGTTATCGCAGGTTGGAATCTGATTATGGCGATGCAACTGGTGTTAAGCGGCATTCTTCTGACGATGATGGGAATTATCGGAGAATATATCGGACGTATATACGATGAAACAAGAGATCGGCCCTTATATATTGTGAGTGAATGCCATGGAATGATGAAAAAAGAACGGAATGTTAAGAGGGTTGTCTAA
- a CDS encoding GtrA family protein: MSKRSLEFMKFCLVGTVNTGVDFVVFTVLSNLGVLLLIAQCVSYTCGVLNSFLLNRTWTFRGRGQSSGQLIRFLVLNLGTLIITYGLLVYFHNSLAWPLIVCKLVATCASLGINYVGSRLWIFSPISL, encoded by the coding sequence ATGTCGAAGCGTTCTCTGGAGTTTATGAAGTTCTGCCTGGTAGGGACAGTAAATACGGGTGTCGATTTTGTCGTATTTACTGTTCTCTCCAATTTGGGTGTTCTGTTGTTAATAGCGCAATGTGTCTCCTACACCTGTGGAGTATTGAATAGTTTTCTATTGAACCGGACGTGGACTTTCAGAGGACGCGGTCAATCCTCCGGGCAGTTGATCCGATTCTTGGTACTAAATCTAGGTACGTTGATAATCACTTACGGATTGTTAGTCTACTTTCACAATTCCCTAGCATGGCCATTGATCGTCTGTAAATTGGTGGCAACGTGCGCTAGTCTTGGGATTAATTATGTAGGAAGCCGTTTGTGGATTTTTTCGCCAATCTCACTATAG
- the galU gene encoding UTP--glucose-1-phosphate uridylyltransferase GalU: protein MKIRKAVIPAAGLGTRFLPATKAQPKEMLPIVDKPAIQYIVEEAVQSGIESILIVTGRNKKSIEDHFDKSVELEQMLWEKGKTDLLSEIQTISNMVNIHYIRQREPLGLGHAILCAEQFIGDEPFAVLLGDDIMVSDPPALKQLINVFETDDTTVVGVQPVHPAEVSKYGIISAVAQHNKILQVRDLIEKPTLANAPSNLAIMGRYILKPSIFPFLKTQERGAGNEYQLTDALREVCLQEGLLGLELKGERYDIGDKFGYMKAIIEMGLQREELQPQLIDYLHRVLKKQHSRNRPKKAAV from the coding sequence ATGAAAATTAGAAAAGCCGTTATCCCGGCAGCTGGTTTGGGTACGAGATTTTTACCCGCCACCAAAGCCCAACCTAAGGAAATGCTGCCGATCGTTGACAAACCTGCCATCCAATATATCGTGGAAGAAGCGGTACAGTCGGGCATAGAAAGTATACTCATTGTAACGGGCAGAAACAAGAAATCTATTGAAGATCATTTTGACAAGTCTGTGGAACTCGAACAAATGCTGTGGGAAAAGGGGAAAACTGATTTACTAAGCGAGATCCAAACTATTAGCAATATGGTCAACATTCATTATATCCGCCAAAGGGAACCGCTTGGTTTGGGGCATGCCATTCTTTGCGCGGAGCAATTTATTGGCGACGAACCGTTTGCTGTTCTGCTTGGCGACGATATTATGGTTTCCGATCCTCCTGCTTTAAAGCAGCTGATCAATGTCTTTGAAACGGATGATACAACTGTTGTTGGCGTCCAGCCGGTGCATCCGGCGGAGGTCAGCAAATATGGCATTATCTCGGCTGTGGCACAACATAACAAGATTTTACAAGTAAGAGATCTGATTGAAAAGCCCACTCTAGCCAATGCTCCTTCCAATTTGGCAATCATGGGTAGGTATATCTTAAAGCCGTCTATTTTTCCTTTTCTCAAAACCCAAGAAAGAGGAGCGGGGAACGAGTATCAGCTAACAGATGCCTTACGAGAAGTATGTCTTCAGGAAGGTCTGCTTGGGCTGGAGTTGAAGGGAGAACGCTACGATATAGGGGATAAGTTTGGTTATATGAAGGCAATCATTGAAATGGGGCTACAGAGGGAAGAACTACAACCACAGCTGATTGATTATTTGCATCGAGTGCTTAAAAAGCAACATAGTAGGAATCGGCCGAAAAAGGCGGCGGTATGA
- a CDS encoding glycosyltransferase family 39 protein, with protein sequence MVFKKHILKISLLVILVLASVFCITTLKSYSGNATQSTQTKIAYSNSFASQNAPQEPGWQSQPSDASQRTVSPHAGGPNGMKSMSTNASANYSSQVIAYAVIFLLLFLAAYYLVIKKKAKIQPCNAKLLILTILGVGLLLRIPLAMLISGHPFDLSTFKNWATTAANNFFQFYQGRNASDYPPLYIYVLFLIGKIGNLSALSPYFTLLLKLPSIVADIASSFLLYKLAKKYLSLEISILIAAFYTFNPAVFINSTIWGQVDSLFTLIIISAIVLLSEKKIGVATVLFTAAVLMKPQGIIFLPVLFFELIRQKTLRSWIKVIISALVTGIVIVLPFSLNTNGLWIFKLFASTLREYPYASVNAFNFFSLLGANFVKDAGTLFVFSYHTWGLIAIVMITAFSWFLFIKGKNRIYASVVALLLIVGVFTFSTRMHERYMFPAVALAILAFIYLKDKRLVLLAAGYSTTIYINTHFVLYETQNGINSIAFGPTLAATSLLNVLLFVYLCKVLYEIVTERRGCCKVIT encoded by the coding sequence GTGGTATTCAAGAAGCATATTCTTAAAATAAGCTTGTTAGTGATTCTAGTATTAGCCTCAGTCTTTTGCATTACAACCTTGAAGAGTTATAGCGGTAATGCTACTCAATCCACTCAAACTAAAATTGCCTATAGTAACTCGTTTGCAAGTCAAAATGCACCTCAAGAACCAGGCTGGCAGTCCCAACCTTCAGATGCAAGTCAGAGAACGGTATCCCCACACGCAGGTGGGCCAAATGGAATGAAAAGTATGAGTACGAATGCGAGTGCAAATTATTCCTCCCAAGTTATTGCCTATGCTGTTATCTTTTTATTGCTTTTCCTTGCAGCCTATTACCTTGTTATTAAGAAAAAGGCTAAAATCCAGCCTTGTAATGCAAAACTACTGATTCTGACCATACTCGGTGTGGGTTTGCTCTTGCGGATTCCTCTGGCCATGTTGATTAGCGGCCATCCTTTTGATCTAAGTACATTTAAAAACTGGGCAACCACTGCTGCCAATAATTTCTTCCAATTCTATCAAGGACGTAACGCCAGTGATTATCCGCCTTTGTATATCTACGTTTTATTTCTCATTGGGAAAATCGGGAATTTATCTGCACTGAGTCCCTATTTCACGTTGCTTTTAAAGCTACCATCCATCGTTGCGGATATCGCCTCGTCCTTTCTGTTATACAAACTCGCGAAGAAATATCTCTCTTTGGAAATCAGCATCCTGATAGCCGCATTTTACACCTTCAACCCAGCTGTATTTATTAATTCAACGATATGGGGTCAGGTGGATTCCCTCTTCACATTAATCATTATTTCCGCGATTGTTCTGCTTTCGGAAAAGAAAATCGGCGTTGCCACTGTCTTGTTTACTGCAGCTGTTCTTATGAAACCGCAAGGGATTATCTTTCTCCCCGTACTTTTCTTTGAACTGATTAGGCAAAAAACTCTGAGGAGTTGGATAAAAGTAATTATCTCTGCCTTGGTTACGGGCATAGTGATTGTACTTCCATTTTCTTTGAATACGAACGGTCTTTGGATTTTCAAACTCTTTGCAAGTACGCTAAGGGAGTACCCTTATGCTTCTGTTAACGCTTTTAACTTTTTCAGTTTGCTGGGAGCGAACTTTGTAAAGGATGCAGGCACACTATTTGTATTCAGTTATCATACCTGGGGACTGATTGCGATTGTCATGATCACAGCATTCTCATGGTTTCTTTTCATTAAAGGAAAGAACAGGATATATGCTTCTGTTGTAGCACTCCTCCTGATCGTCGGTGTCTTCACGTTTTCTACTAGAATGCATGAACGATATATGTTTCCTGCCGTTGCCTTAGCAATTTTAGCCTTTATTTACCTTAAGGATAAACGATTGGTGTTGTTAGCCGCTGGCTATAGCACGACGATCTATATTAATACTCACTTTGTTCTTTATGAAACGCAGAACGGTATAAATTCTATTGCATTTGGCCCGACTCTGGCCGCCACCTCTCTCTTAAATGTCTTGTTGTTCGTATACCTTTGTAAGGTTTTATATGAGATTGTCACGGAAAGGAGGGGATGTTGCAAAGTAATAACGTAA